The proteins below are encoded in one region of Thermothelomyces thermophilus ATCC 42464 chromosome 1, complete sequence:
- a CDS encoding GCN5-related N-acetyltransferase-like protein, whose amino-acid sequence MASSVSSSTGSDSPGSMTTTTMTTTTAAGTKPQGVTVVATLTKRSLIPARWKEGSVRVVGMAECTEAALTLAHAFATDDYARYLVDDDGGGGGGDAATASPSSPSPSSSSSSSFTASSSEKSGWRRSGGGGGSDLTAEESKWRLHVDFLVYTVAAHCISGLVTAVGPECDSVALWVPPGKHLDGWWTQLRSGMWRLYFQFSHEARKRYFDEILPLLHDTKAQVLGDRNGEEWYLSYLGTKPSSQGRGYAAKLLKDVMARADAENRPIYLESSSLANNAYYEKFDFEVKRDIFLERGPVPVRLSIMVREPRVPGCKVAYASPNPSARKRFPGAVKKPM is encoded by the exons atgGCGTCGTCCGTAAGCAGCAGTACAGGCTCCGACAGCCCCGGCAGCATGACAAcaacgacgatgacgacgacgacggccgcCGGCACCAAGCCGCAGGGCGTGACGGTCGTGGCGACGCTCACCAAGCGCTCGCTGATCCCGGCCCGCTGGAAGGAAGGCTCGGTGCGCGTCGTCGGCATGGCCGAGTGCACCGAGGCCGCCCTGACCCTGGCCCACGCCTTTGCGACCGACGACTACGCCCGCTacctcgtcgacgacgacggcggcggcggcggcggcgacgcagCCACTGcttctccttcctctccttctccctcttcctcttcctcttcttcttttaccgccagcagcagcgaGAAGAGCGGCTGGAGAAggagtggcggcggcggcggcagcgaccTGACTGCCGAGGAGAGCAAGTGGAGGCTGCATGTCGACTTCCTGGTGTACACGGTGGCCGCGCACTGCATCAGCGGGCTGGTCACGGCCGTGGGCCCCGAGTGTGATAGCGTGGCGCTCTG GGTGCCGCCCGGAAAACACCTCGACGGATGGTGGACGCAGCTCCGCAGCGGCATGTGGCGGCTCTACTTCCAGTTCTCGCACGAGGCCAGGAAGCGCTACTTCGACGAGATCTTGCCGTTGCTGCACGACACAAAGGCCCAGGTCCTCGGCGACCGCAACGGCGAGGAGTGGTACCTGAGCTATCTCGGCACCAAGCCCAGCTCGCAGGGTCGAGGGTACGCTGCGAAGCTTCTGAAGGATGTGATGGCGCGG GCCGACGCCGAAAACCGACCCATATATCTGGAATCCAGCTCGCTGGCCAACAATGCCTACTATGAGAAGTTTGACTTCGAGGTCAAACGGGACATCTTTCTTGAGCGCGGGCCCGTCCCGGTTCGCTTGTCCATCATGGTTCGTGAGCCCCGCGTGCCCGGTTGCAAGGTCGCTTACGCCAGTCCGAACCCGAGTGCGAGAAAGAGGTTCCCCGGCGCTGTGAAGAAGCCGATGTGA